One Methanolobus sp. WCC4 DNA segment encodes these proteins:
- a CDS encoding mechanosensitive ion channel family protein, which yields MSNSTLISQYVPPLSDPFLQIFTILLILFFTVLLGKGITIYLQRTLKDKMDKEHLNILLKTIYYGLIVFAILGVIFPILNIDTSGLLVAGGVAGIVIGFASQSIVGNFISGVFLMIERPIKIGDQVNIDNKLGYVEDIKIISTIIRTYEGLYIRLPNETVFTTSITNYVANLARRFEYVVGIRYEDDADEAIRIIKELIDEQPYALVNPSPSVFVDNLGDNAVNISVRVWAPATEWYDLKMKLLWIIKKTLEENGIEIAFPQRTVWFASDLNTRNIVSDRTEDHIIGNNGQE from the coding sequence ATGAGCAACAGCACTTTAATCTCCCAATATGTACCTCCACTCTCCGATCCCTTCCTGCAGATATTCACGATATTACTGATACTCTTCTTCACCGTTCTATTAGGTAAAGGTATCACGATATACCTTCAGAGAACGCTGAAGGATAAGATGGATAAAGAACATCTCAACATCCTGCTCAAGACGATCTACTACGGCCTGATAGTGTTTGCAATACTTGGTGTCATCTTCCCTATCCTGAATATTGATACATCCGGTCTTCTTGTTGCCGGTGGTGTTGCGGGTATAGTCATTGGTTTTGCAAGTCAGAGCATTGTAGGCAACTTCATATCAGGTGTTTTCCTGATGATAGAACGTCCTATAAAGATAGGCGACCAGGTGAATATCGATAACAAACTTGGTTATGTAGAGGATATAAAGATAATATCCACCATTATCCGAACATACGAAGGACTCTACATAAGGTTGCCCAATGAGACCGTTTTTACAACAAGTATCACAAACTATGTGGCAAACCTTGCAAGAAGGTTCGAATATGTCGTCGGTATCCGCTATGAGGATGATGCCGATGAGGCTATCAGGATAATCAAGGAACTCATCGATGAACAACCCTATGCACTTGTGAACCCTTCACCTTCTGTATTTGTAGATAATCTGGGTGATAATGCCGTTAACATCAGTGTAAGGGTATGGGCCCCTGCAACTGAATGGTATGATCTGAAGATGAAACTGCTCTGGATCATCAAGAAGACACTTGAAGAGAATGGAATAGAGATCGCGTTCCCACAGAGGACCGTCTGGTTCGCAAGTGATCTCAATACAAGGAACATTGTTTCGGATAGAACTGAAGACCATATCATTGGAAATAACGGTCAGGAATAG
- a CDS encoding DUF432 domain-containing protein, with protein MYEIYHPPFTTELNDLKDNIITVDKQGNNLVYRRTFRGQEETELVLLKNEGDILINPIEPVNLPKKVTSFLLIEFKRPVLIGPGDRKKIYLKFPVEIGVFVTDKAGNYEVIDIFTYSRIKFTLYGSHNLGLICRHWESDVYFEEPDTDILYEGYIELDIINDSNHMMEVTKAVFNAYGMKIYYGDRRLGMKASMRIINKLLAETDFITYPTTSRFKRSMELYTARKLAMTGTKGIMEFGL; from the coding sequence ATGTATGAGATATATCACCCGCCGTTCACGACAGAACTGAATGACCTCAAAGATAACATTATCACAGTTGATAAGCAGGGAAACAACCTTGTTTACAGGAGAACGTTCCGGGGACAGGAAGAGACTGAGCTTGTGCTGCTGAAAAATGAAGGAGATATACTCATAAACCCGATAGAACCAGTTAACCTTCCAAAGAAGGTCACATCCTTCCTGCTGATCGAATTCAAACGTCCGGTTTTGATAGGTCCCGGCGACCGGAAGAAGATATACCTTAAATTCCCCGTGGAGATAGGAGTATTCGTCACGGATAAAGCAGGGAACTATGAAGTCATTGATATCTTCACCTATTCCAGGATCAAGTTCACACTATACGGAAGTCATAATCTTGGGCTTATCTGCAGACACTGGGAAAGTGATGTGTACTTCGAGGAACCTGACACAGATATATTGTACGAAGGATACATCGAACTTGATATCATAAACGACTCAAATCACATGATGGAGGTCACAAAGGCTGTTTTCAACGCCTATGGGATGAAGATATATTATGGTGACAGGAGACTTGGTATGAAAGCATCCATGAGGATCATAAACAAGCTCCTGGCGGAAACCGATTTCATCACATACCCTACAACTTCAAGATTCAAGAGGTCCATGGAACTCTACACTGCACGTAAGCTGGCCATGACCGGAACTAAGGGAATAATGGAGTTCGGTCTATGA
- the corA gene encoding magnesium/cobalt transporter CorA, giving the protein MMPGSLVHVGEKRTENVKITIIDYDRTNYHERTVDEVEECFPFKDSPTVSWINIDGIHQVDIVEKLGKHFGLHPLIMEDIVHTGQRPKMEDHDSYIYIVLKMLRSREDDINVKGEQVSIILGKDFVLSFQEVEGDTFNPVRERIRNSKGRIRTMGADYLAYALMDSIVDNYFVIIERYGDIIEELEDRLIEDPNPETLQSIHDMKKEMIYLRKSVWPLREVINNMERTESSLFKETTFTFLRDVYDHTIQIAETIDTYRDILSGILDVYLSSVSNKMNEVMKTLTIIATIFIPLTFLAGMYGMNFSYMPELAWKWGYHAVWTINILIFLSMYIYFRRKNWL; this is encoded by the coding sequence ATGATGCCCGGAAGTCTGGTCCATGTGGGAGAGAAGAGGACAGAGAACGTAAAGATAACCATTATAGACTACGACCGGACCAATTATCATGAAAGGACTGTTGATGAAGTAGAGGAATGTTTCCCTTTCAAAGATTCCCCCACCGTATCGTGGATCAATATCGATGGTATCCACCAGGTAGACATAGTTGAGAAACTTGGGAAACACTTTGGCCTGCATCCACTGATAATGGAAGATATCGTTCACACAGGCCAGAGACCGAAGATGGAGGACCATGACTCTTACATATACATCGTCCTCAAGATGCTCAGATCCAGAGAAGACGACATCAATGTAAAGGGAGAGCAGGTCAGCATAATACTCGGAAAGGACTTCGTGCTGTCATTCCAGGAGGTTGAAGGTGATACTTTCAACCCGGTCAGAGAACGTATCAGGAACTCAAAGGGAAGGATACGGACAATGGGGGCTGATTATCTGGCGTATGCACTTATGGACTCCATAGTTGACAATTACTTCGTGATCATAGAGAGATATGGAGATATTATCGAGGAACTGGAGGACAGACTGATAGAGGATCCAAACCCTGAGACCCTCCAGAGTATACATGACATGAAGAAAGAGATGATCTACCTTCGTAAATCCGTCTGGCCTCTCCGGGAAGTCATCAATAACATGGAAAGAACAGAGTCCTCTCTTTTTAAAGAGACCACCTTTACATTCCTTAGAGATGTATACGACCATACGATCCAGATAGCGGAGACGATAGACACGTATCGTGACATACTCTCCGGAATACTGGATGTATATCTGTCAAGTGTAAGCAATAAAATGAATGAGGTTATGAAAACACTTACCATAATAGCTACCATTTTCATACCACTGACCTTCCTTGCCGGAATGTATGGAATGAACTTCTCATATATGCCGGAACTTGCATGGAAATGGGGATATCATGCTGTGTGGACAATAAATATATTGATATTCCTTTCAATGTATATATATTTCCGAAGGAAGAACTGGCTTTGA
- a CDS encoding glycosyltransferase family 4 protein, whose amino-acid sequence MEDRLRIAMFSWESLNAVKVGGLAPHVTELSEALAGMGHEVHIFTRNRDMLPYEIVNGVHYHRIFHALYGGIVQQMDSMCDSMYTAFIEATKDFGDFDLTHVHDWHPVNLVCRLKEEFGLAFAITYHSTEWGRNGNQHGTWWEATEISHREWRGGYESACVISTSPNLTKEIQYLYQIPDNKISIVPNGIYEHTIQMDVDHGKVKEEYGIHPYAPVVLFVGRMNYQKGPDLFVRAIPDVLANRWDARFVIIGEGEMRPECERITYELNIQDSCHFLGYVDESVKKKWMNACNLICVPSRNEPFGIILLEAWDASKNIVATDAISLIDNFRDGVIVYQNPGSIAWGINHVLDNYEDDELGKVGKELIGTKYNWNNIAKMTVDVYRKMLS is encoded by the coding sequence ATGGAAGACAGATTACGAATAGCCATGTTCTCGTGGGAAAGCCTGAATGCTGTAAAGGTCGGTGGACTGGCACCCCATGTGACCGAACTATCCGAGGCTCTTGCCGGCATGGGACATGAGGTCCATATATTCACAAGGAACAGGGACATGCTTCCATATGAGATTGTTAACGGAGTGCATTACCATCGTATATTCCATGCCCTCTACGGTGGAATAGTCCAGCAGATGGACAGCATGTGTGATTCCATGTATACCGCTTTTATCGAAGCAACGAAGGATTTCGGGGATTTCGACCTTACACACGTACATGACTGGCATCCTGTGAACCTTGTATGCAGGCTTAAAGAGGAATTTGGCCTTGCCTTCGCAATTACGTATCACAGCACTGAATGGGGACGTAACGGGAACCAGCATGGTACTTGGTGGGAGGCCACAGAGATAAGCCATCGTGAATGGAGAGGAGGGTATGAATCAGCCTGTGTTATATCCACATCCCCAAACCTTACAAAAGAGATACAGTACCTGTACCAGATACCGGATAACAAGATATCCATCGTCCCGAACGGGATATATGAACATACTATACAGATGGATGTTGACCATGGAAAGGTCAAGGAGGAATATGGTATACATCCATATGCTCCTGTAGTCCTGTTTGTAGGAAGGATGAACTACCAGAAAGGACCTGATCTTTTTGTAAGGGCCATCCCTGATGTGCTTGCTAACAGATGGGATGCCAGATTCGTGATCATAGGAGAAGGTGAGATGCGACCTGAATGTGAACGTATCACCTATGAACTGAACATTCAGGATAGCTGTCATTTCCTGGGTTATGTTGATGAATCCGTCAAAAAGAAGTGGATGAACGCCTGCAATCTCATCTGTGTACCAAGCAGGAATGAACCTTTCGGGATCATACTGCTGGAGGCCTGGGATGCCAGCAAGAATATCGTTGCCACGGATGCGATATCACTCATCGATAACTTCAGGGACGGGGTAATTGTCTACCAGAACCCGGGATCGATCGCGTGGGGAATAAACCATGTGCTGGACAACTATGAGGACGATGAGCTTGGAAAGGTTGGGAAAGAGCTCATAGGAACGAAGTATAACTGGAACAACATCGCAAAGATGACGGTCGATGTTTACAGAAAGATGCTTTCATGA
- a CDS encoding DUF4931 domain-containing protein: MSEIRKHYFLDEHCIIAFGRSKRPSAPKACDDEKRSLSCVFCKGHEDQTPPANAVYKNGEILKDTEEELVTGWDIRCIPNLYPALSPEASEVEHSSFDVEKGFGFHEVIIENPNHESRLHLFSDEQILLLMKAYRDRVVHYRSMEGIEYVSLFKNWGKKAGASLEHTHSQLIALPIEPSSIGKEKKVISGLERCPYCEIVEKEKDGERHVYENDDFILIAPYYSRSPYEMWMLPKRHVNHISGFSDELLFSLGDCIRKAVFLLEKTIPQLAYNYMFFQAEDDTNYHFNVRIAPVTSIAAGFEKNTDIYINTMPPETAVEHLLENSELIPEEG; this comes from the coding sequence ATGTCCGAGATACGCAAACATTATTTCCTTGACGAGCACTGCATAATAGCTTTCGGGAGAAGCAAAAGACCTTCTGCCCCAAAAGCCTGTGATGATGAAAAGAGATCCTTAAGCTGTGTTTTCTGCAAAGGACACGAGGACCAGACGCCTCCTGCAAATGCAGTATACAAAAATGGTGAGATCCTGAAAGATACAGAGGAAGAGCTGGTCACAGGATGGGATATAAGATGTATACCTAACCTTTATCCCGCATTGTCACCTGAGGCTTCTGAAGTGGAACACAGTTCATTTGATGTTGAAAAAGGATTTGGATTCCACGAAGTGATCATAGAGAACCCTAACCATGAAAGCAGGCTCCATCTCTTTTCGGATGAACAGATACTCCTGCTGATGAAAGCCTACAGGGACAGGGTCGTACATTACCGGTCAATGGAGGGAATAGAATATGTATCACTTTTCAAGAACTGGGGGAAGAAAGCTGGTGCTTCACTGGAACATACCCATTCGCAGCTCATAGCACTTCCCATAGAGCCATCTTCCATCGGAAAAGAGAAAAAGGTGATCTCAGGACTTGAGAGGTGTCCTTACTGCGAGATCGTTGAAAAGGAGAAGGACGGTGAAAGGCATGTCTACGAGAATGATGACTTCATCCTTATAGCTCCTTACTATTCCAGGTCACCTTATGAGATGTGGATGCTACCAAAGCGCCATGTGAACCATATATCCGGGTTCAGCGACGAACTGTTGTTCTCACTGGGTGACTGCATCCGAAAGGCTGTTTTCCTCCTTGAGAAGACCATACCTCAGCTTGCTTATAATTACATGTTCTTCCAGGCAGAGGATGACACTAACTATCACTTCAATGTCCGAATAGCACCTGTTACATCAATTGCAGCTGGTTTTGAGAAGAACACTGACATATACATCAATACAATGCCACCTGAGACAGCCGTCGAACATCTGCTGGAAAATAGTGAACTGATACCTGAAGAGGGGTGA
- a CDS encoding glycosyltransferase translates to MTLESKCIIIAGEEAGPRSNKMGGIWNVIDAEAKNLAGLISKGIIDEETAPSIIVAGPYYGHSGSDWNKGLNRITDMSSFEEMEPEGELFETIDKLKTKGIESFVGIEMVKGVKVIHLMFKTFDFCRLGMEYKGKEMCLDSMIKAEAYDLIGLDSMTYESMGNGAEYTHYLNLSYAISEFVRALATAREKNAEEYEDKAISEFAASLMPTVHVSLHCHEFGVFYALARLKKLGINVKTVATYHATLPGRSSGHQSIRKIRENDSSWDSGVPLNHAKLESLSSYADVVTAVGDSTRKEIKLFYNIDSIIVRNGIDKEDEEIDWEKKTISRKKIQEFLSEKINNVFDSKVIPPDRMIPIFSISRIEVENKGYPDLLDSLVILDRMVKNEIDAGHLDEDYRVICFIVAAQGPKTNTPENFPINLPEEVLVGEEIRLQQMIEGRGLECSKIPDGTRHVSAVLYPQWISDHDGGLNMTPDEFMAGCIAGVFPSKYEPFLLTGLEAGKESTPSIVSKVCGFSDALKTLKRLVMGMGGVIVVDNINIPYLESVADYALAMDYFIDTYTDDKVKYNLLCQEANLLAKDMNWEEPIKTYYELLTGTRLE, encoded by the coding sequence ATGACGCTAGAAAGCAAATGTATAATAATAGCTGGCGAGGAGGCCGGGCCACGGTCCAACAAGATGGGAGGTATCTGGAATGTCATAGATGCCGAAGCAAAGAACCTTGCCGGACTTATCAGCAAAGGCATCATAGATGAGGAAACAGCACCAAGTATCATCGTTGCAGGACCCTACTATGGACATAGCGGTTCTGACTGGAACAAAGGCCTGAACCGTATAACCGACATGAGTTCCTTTGAAGAGATGGAACCGGAAGGGGAACTCTTTGAGACCATCGATAAACTGAAAACAAAAGGAATAGAATCCTTTGTCGGTATCGAGATGGTGAAAGGTGTGAAGGTGATCCATCTTATGTTCAAGACCTTTGATTTCTGCAGGCTTGGCATGGAATACAAAGGAAAGGAGATGTGTCTTGACAGTATGATCAAAGCAGAGGCATACGACCTTATCGGACTGGATTCCATGACCTATGAGAGTATGGGTAACGGTGCGGAATACACCCACTATCTGAACCTTTCCTATGCCATATCGGAATTTGTCAGAGCACTGGCAACTGCCAGAGAGAAAAATGCCGAGGAATATGAGGACAAAGCAATATCAGAATTTGCAGCATCCCTTATGCCCACAGTCCACGTTTCACTTCACTGCCATGAATTCGGGGTATTCTATGCACTTGCACGGCTTAAAAAGCTTGGGATCAACGTCAAAACCGTTGCAACATACCATGCAACACTTCCGGGAAGATCATCAGGACACCAGTCCATCCGGAAGATAAGGGAGAACGACAGTTCATGGGATAGTGGGGTTCCCCTCAACCACGCGAAACTGGAATCACTTTCATCTTACGCAGATGTTGTCACAGCAGTAGGAGATTCCACACGTAAGGAAATAAAGCTATTCTACAATATTGACTCCATAATAGTCCGAAATGGTATCGATAAGGAAGATGAAGAGATCGACTGGGAAAAGAAGACCATTTCCAGAAAGAAGATACAGGAATTCCTCTCTGAGAAGATAAACAATGTGTTCGACAGCAAAGTGATCCCACCTGACAGGATGATCCCCATATTCTCCATATCAAGGATCGAGGTCGAGAATAAGGGTTATCCTGACCTTCTAGATTCCCTGGTGATACTTGACAGGATGGTAAAGAACGAGATCGATGCCGGACATCTGGATGAGGACTATCGTGTTATATGTTTCATTGTCGCGGCCCAGGGTCCGAAGACGAACACTCCCGAGAATTTCCCGATCAACCTTCCTGAGGAAGTTCTTGTCGGTGAGGAGATACGCCTCCAGCAGATGATAGAGGGCAGGGGACTTGAATGTTCGAAGATACCGGATGGCACCAGGCATGTTTCAGCGGTGTTGTACCCACAATGGATATCAGACCATGACGGCGGTCTTAATATGACTCCGGATGAGTTCATGGCCGGGTGCATTGCCGGAGTGTTCCCTTCAAAATACGAACCATTCCTGCTGACAGGACTTGAAGCAGGAAAGGAATCCACACCTAGCATAGTCAGCAAGGTTTGTGGCTTCAGCGATGCTCTCAAGACACTGAAAAGACTGGTCATGGGCATGGGGGGAGTGATCGTTGTTGACAATATCAATATCCCTTATCTGGAATCGGTAGCTGATTACGCCCTTGCCATGGATTACTTCATCGACACGTATACGGATGATAAGGTAAAGTACAACCTCCTCTGTCAGGAAGCGAACCTGCTTGCAAAGGACATGAACTGGGAAGAACCCATCAAAACGTATTATGAGCTCCTCACAGGAACAAGACTGGAGTGA
- a CDS encoding CNNM domain-containing protein → MNNLIIWSLIVLCLIQSGIFSGLTIGMFGLSRLRLEIEAEAKNENARKVLELRRNSHLLLSTLLWGNVGINVLLTLLTDSVMAGASAFMFSTVFITLFGEIAPQAYFTRNSLRLGATLSPLVKFYMVVLYPVAKPSALLLDMWLGKEKMEFFKERSLGIMLKKHIVSEASDIDHLEGLGALNFLSIDDLHIKQEGSVVDPLSIISLPTYNGLVMFPSKDDPEFGDLLESMASSSKKWAIVVDDTNEPVLAIDSGSFLRDAIYGKKEFNPYRYCHHPIIIRDPEEKIGNVLHRLKVYPVNAEDDVIDDDLILYWNKEDPEKMIITGSDILGRLLRGIVVRVE, encoded by the coding sequence ATGAATAATCTAATAATATGGTCCCTTATAGTTCTCTGTCTGATCCAGTCCGGGATATTTTCCGGTCTCACAATTGGTATGTTCGGACTCAGCCGTCTTCGTCTTGAGATCGAAGCAGAGGCTAAGAACGAGAACGCGAGAAAGGTCCTTGAACTCAGGCGCAATTCCCACCTGCTGCTTTCAACTCTTTTGTGGGGTAATGTAGGTATAAATGTTCTTCTGACATTGTTGACTGATTCGGTCATGGCTGGTGCTTCAGCTTTCATGTTCTCCACGGTCTTCATCACATTGTTCGGTGAGATCGCTCCACAGGCATATTTCACACGTAATTCACTGAGACTTGGAGCTACACTCTCCCCACTTGTGAAATTCTACATGGTGGTGCTGTACCCGGTAGCAAAACCGTCTGCACTGCTTCTTGACATGTGGCTTGGGAAGGAGAAGATGGAATTCTTCAAGGAACGTTCCCTTGGAATTATGCTTAAAAAGCATATAGTGTCTGAGGCTAGTGATATCGATCATCTTGAAGGTCTTGGTGCCCTGAACTTCCTTTCCATAGATGATCTTCACATAAAACAGGAAGGTTCGGTCGTCGACCCTTTGAGTATCATTTCGCTTCCTACTTACAATGGTCTTGTTATGTTTCCTTCAAAAGATGACCCGGAATTCGGTGATCTCCTTGAAAGTATGGCTTCAAGTTCAAAGAAATGGGCCATAGTGGTGGATGATACCAATGAGCCGGTACTTGCAATAGATTCCGGTTCTTTCCTCAGGGATGCTATCTATGGAAAAAAGGAGTTCAATCCGTATCGTTACTGCCATCATCCTATCATCATACGTGACCCTGAAGAGAAGATCGGCAACGTACTCCATCGCCTGAAGGTCTATCCTGTGAATGCAGAGGATGATGTCATAGATGATGACCTGATACTTTACTGGAACAAGGAAGATCCTGAAAAGATGATCATAACAGGGTCAGATATACTTGGTCGCCTCTTAAGAGGAATTGTTGTAAGAGTTGAGTAA
- a CDS encoding mechanosensitive ion channel family protein, with protein sequence MASDLQYLTNLDNTLLSFGAKVLVVIFLLVLVSIFVDTLKNNLLKKAKTKKQTSNIKLMSQLFRYVLYLFIILFATLSSSGALADFGIFLGLLSAAIGFALQKPMTGIAAWIMVVSKRPFDIGDRITVGDVKGDVVDINLTHVHIMEVGGLLGDEENSGRVVMVPNWLLFEKNIINYTSNNDFVLHSVIVNVTYESDLDKAMEIADLSARKFLAGLISTSPASPHIRVDFQPSGIDVQVKYFCPSRQLHEYSSKITKEIFDRIRVADDVEIAYPHTEVVFRKKKE encoded by the coding sequence ATGGCGTCGGATCTGCAGTATCTTACAAATTTAGATAATACACTATTGTCCTTTGGGGCAAAGGTTCTTGTGGTTATCTTTCTGCTGGTCCTTGTCAGCATCTTTGTCGATACCCTGAAGAACAATCTTCTAAAGAAGGCAAAGACGAAGAAACAGACATCTAATATCAAATTGATGAGCCAGCTTTTCCGTTATGTGCTCTATCTTTTTATCATACTTTTTGCGACCCTCTCTTCTTCAGGTGCTCTGGCAGATTTCGGCATCTTCCTTGGTCTGTTATCAGCAGCAATTGGTTTTGCACTACAGAAACCCATGACAGGTATTGCAGCATGGATCATGGTCGTTTCAAAGAGACCTTTCGATATCGGTGACAGGATCACAGTTGGTGATGTGAAGGGTGATGTTGTGGATATCAACCTGACACATGTGCATATCATGGAGGTTGGTGGACTTCTCGGTGATGAGGAGAATTCCGGCAGGGTGGTTATGGTGCCTAACTGGCTTCTTTTTGAGAAGAATATCATCAACTACACTTCAAACAATGATTTCGTGCTTCATAGTGTGATAGTAAATGTGACCTATGAAAGCGATCTCGATAAGGCTATGGAAATAGCTGACCTTTCGGCACGTAAGTTCCTGGCAGGTCTTATCAGTACAAGTCCGGCAAGTCCTCATATACGGGTTGATTTCCAGCCAAGCGGTATAGATGTTCAGGTGAAGTATTTCTGTCCTTCCAGACAACTGCACGAATATTCATCAAAGATAACGAAAGAGATCTTTGACAGGATAAGGGTGGCTGATGATGTGGAGATAGCCTATCCGCATACAGAGGTTGTTTTCAGGAAAAAGAAAGAGTGA